TTGCACCATAGCTAAGTAAGTTTGGTATTGGCTCTCTGTTTGGTTGATCTGGTTTAGAATATTCTGATAACTTTGGGAAAGATTTTGAAGTGCTTGTTGGTACGTCCAAAGACCGTTTTGGATATTATAATTGAATTGGTTCCACCATTGTGCTTCCATACTCTCCAAATTTTGTTGAGCACCGTTCAAGTTTGTCTGAGTATTCGAACCACCCAAATTCAGATCCACACCTTGTCCGTTCACAAACTGTTCCCATTGACTCTGAAAAGAATTTATTGCGGCTTGGGTAGAAGCGCTATTTGCTCCAAATGTATCGCCTAAATATTTACTTCTTTCTTGAGTGATTTCGAATTCCGCGT
The Leptospira andrefontaineae genome window above contains:
- a CDS encoding TIGR04388 family protein — protein: MDQTFVLADKMQSISNWDAFVFQSLGVLQSQWEIQLQMQITQLVNSIDTSDHYATVADYQSYVYDSLQGQANELLLQWQQDAEFEITQERSKYLGDTFGANSASTQAAINSFQSQWEQFVNGQGVDLNLGGSNTQTNLNGAQQNLESMEAQWWNQFNYNIQNGLWTYQQALQNLSQSYQNILNQINQTESQYQTYLAMVQ